TCTTCTGTTGATTCGAGGTCGAGGCGAGAAGTAATTACAGCCCCCAAAACGCCCCCAACTAAGCCACCAAAAAGCGCCCCTGCTAAAAAACCACTAGCAAAACCATCACGCTGACTCATAACTTTACCGCCTTGAAGCAACCTTACAATCTTTAATATTGTGTTGAGCGATTTTCTTTGCCTAGCTGCATAGTAGCTTAAGTACCAAAAATGCGATCGCCAGCATCTCCTAATCCCGGGACAATAAAACCGCGATCGTTCACTGTTTCATCAATAGTTGCAGTGTAAATTATTAAACTTGGATAAGCCGCACTCAGTTTCTGCAATGCTGGTGGAGCCGCTACTACACTGACAATTCGCGTCAACGCCGGATCAATCCCCCGTTGTGTTAATTCTGCCATTGCCCTCATAATCGAGCCACCTGTTGCTAACATCGGGTCTGTGATTAACACTCTTGTTTGTGGATCAAATTTTTCTGGCAATTTGTTCAAGTAACATCGAGCTTCCAGCGTCTCTTCATCCCGCACTAAGCCTAAATGATAAATCGAAGCCAAAGGTAGCAAAGTTTGTGCGCCTTCTAATAATCCTAATCCCGCCCGTAGAATCGGCACCACAGCCACAGGCACTTCTGGATTAATAAAAGTTGCTGGACAAGAGTCTAAAGGACTTTGCACCGTCGCCTCTATCGTCGGTAGCCACTCTCGCGCCGCTTCGTAAGTTAGCCATCTACCTAACTCAGTTATCGCACTACGAAATAATACTGAAGGTGTAGCAGCATCACGGGCAACTGCCAACCAGTGCTTAATTAAGGGATGGGGAGGAACGTAAACACGCAGTTGTACCGTCATAGCTGGAAATTAGCACTTTTGATTTTATAGGAACTGAAACCTCATCATACTCTTTCCTGCGTATGGCTGATAGCCAAAATCAACACACCAAAAATTATTGAAAATCTTTTTCATTAATAGTTGACATAGATTCTCAATCACAGTTATATTATTAATCAGTGTTCTCCTCTCTTTAAGGATCGGCAGACGGGATTAGCCAGCAGTAGCAGGCTTGTCCCTCTTTTTTTGTGTATTGGTCATTAGTCGTTAGTTATTGGTACTTTGTTAGAGTTTTAGGCATAGAAACACAGCCCATTCCAGATATAAGTAAAAAGATTAAACTTTCTCAACGGAAATTAGGCTATTTTGTATTTTGTATTTTGTCACACCAATAACCAAGGACAAATGACCAATGACAAATGACAATTTTGTGTTTGACGCAATTATCATTGGTTCGGGAATGGGGGGTTTGGTAACAGCCACTCAACTAGCAGTCAAAGGCGCTAAAGTCTTGGTGCTAGAACGTTATCTAATTCCCGGTGGTAGTGCGGGCTATTTTGAAAATCACGGTTATCGCTTTGATGTCGGAGCTTCAATGATTTTCGGCTTGGGGAAAAACGGCACAACTAACTTGTTAACTCGCGCCCTGGATGCTGTAAATGTTGATCTAAAAACAATACCCGACCCAGTACAGATTCATTATCATCTTCCTGATAAATTAGACATTAAAGTTGACCGGGATTATGAGAAATTTTTGCAAAATCTTACTGCTTACTTTCCTCAAGAAGCAAGAGGCATTCGGCGCTTTTATAACGAATGTTGGCAAGTTTTTAATTGCCTGAACAGTATGGATTTATTGTCGCTAGAAGAACCTCGGTATCTCATGCGGATGTTTTTCCAGCATCCTTTAGCGTGTCTTGGTTTACTTAAGTATCTACCAAAAAATGTCGGAGATGTAGCGCGACGTTATATTAAAGACCCCCTATTATTAAAATTTATTGATATGGAATGTTATTGCTGGTCAGTAGTACCAGCGAACATGACACCAATGATTAATGCAGGTATGGTCTTTTCTGATAGACATTATGGTGGTGTCAATTATCCTCAAGGCGGAGTAGGAATAATTGCTCAAAAACTAGTAGAGGGTTTAAAAAAAGTTGGCGGTCAGATTCAGTATCAAGCTAGAGTCAAAAAAATTATTATAGAAAAGGGATGTGCTGTCGGCGTAGAACTAGCTAACGGTCAAATTTATCGAGGTAAACGCATAGTTTCTAACGCTACACGCTGGGATACCTTTGGTAAATTAATTCCTGTAGATAAAATACCCAATAATGAGAAAATATGGCAACAAAGTTATGAAAAATCACCCAGTTTTTTGAGTTTACATATAGGTGTCAAAAGTTCAATTTTACCCAATGACACAGAATGCCATCATATTCTGTTAGAAGATTGGGCGAAAATGACAACAGCAGAAGGCACAATTTTTGTTTCAATTCCCACATTACTTGACCCAGATTTAGCACCAGAGGGACATCATATCATTCATGCCTTTACACCTCACTGGATTGATGGTTGGCTAGGTCTGTCGGCAAATAGATATGAAGCGAAGAAAGAAGCCGCAGCTTGGCGAATTATTGAGCGACTAGAAAATATTTTTCCTGGGTTAGATGCAGGGTTAGATTACCTAGCCGTAGGCACACCCCGCACTCATCGTCGTTTCTTAGGACGAGAAGATGGCACTTATGGGCCAATTCCCCGACGTAAATTGTGGGGATTGTTAGGAATGCCATTTAATCGCACAGCTATTCAGGGACTTTATTGTGTTGGTGATAGCACTTTTCCTGGTCAAGGGTTGAATGCTGTTGCCTTTTCTGGTTTTGCTTGCGCTCATCGCATCGCTGTAGATTTGGGAATTGGTTAATAGTCAATGGTCAATGGTCATTTGTCATTTGTTGCCTGTTCACCTCACCTGCGATACTCAGCACTTTAAACTCAGGCGACTTGAGACACACGTTGTTGGATGGGAATTTTGACTATAAATTCTGTGCCATTTCCAGGAATGGATTTGCAGGTAATATTACCACCGTGCTTGTCTACAACAATTTGGTGGCTGATAGACAAACCTAATCCCGTCCCTTTACCCGTAGGTTTAGTTGTAAAGAAAGGTTCAAATAATTTTGCTTGAACTTCTGGCGGAATTCCTGGGCCGTTGTCAGTAATATGAATAGCAACCCATTCATCACTAATCATGTTTGTATGAATTTCAATGCGGCTGGGTTTTTGGTGAATTTCTGCCAAAGAACGCTGTTGGTCGTATTCATCTAAGGCATCAATAGCGTTAGATAAAAGATTCATAAAAACTTGGTTAATTTGCACCGCATAGCATTCCACTGGCGGTAACAGACCATAATCTTTAATTACTTCGATTTTGAAACTGTCCGTTTTTTGTTTCAGACGATAATTTAAAATTGTTAGCGTGCCATCAAGACATTCATGAATATCTGTCTCGGTGAGGGTAGCATCGTCTGTACGCGAGAAAATTCGCATAGATTTGACAATTTCTCGAATTCGCCGTGCGCCAAAATTCATTGAGTTGAGCAATTTTAATAAATCGCTCTCAAGAAATTCTAGGTCTGTTAATTCTAATTCTGCTTGAATGCGAGGTGTAGGATTAGGATATTCAGCTTGATATAAATGTAGGATGTTGAGAACTTCTTGAGTATATTCATTGGCATGAACGAGATTGCCATAAATGAAGTTTACAGGGTTGTTAATCTCATGAGCAATTCCCGCTACCATCTGTCCTAAGCTAGAGAGTTTCTCACTTTGAATTAACTGAATTTGGACTTTTTTCAGTTCATCGTAAGCTTGACTAACCTCAGTAACTTTCTGCTCTAATAAGACATTTTTATGTTCTAATTTTACAGCTAAATCATGCA
This window of the Nostoc sp. HK-01 genome carries:
- a CDS encoding uracil phosphoribosyltransferase gives rise to the protein MTVQLRVYVPPHPLIKHWLAVARDAATPSVLFRSAITELGRWLTYEAAREWLPTIEATVQSPLDSCPATFINPEVPVAVVPILRAGLGLLEGAQTLLPLASIYHLGLVRDEETLEARCYLNKLPEKFDPQTRVLITDPMLATGGSIMRAMAELTQRGIDPALTRIVSVVAAPPALQKLSAAYPSLIIYTATIDETVNDRGFIVPGLGDAGDRIFGT
- a CDS encoding FAD dependent oxidoreductase, whose amino-acid sequence is MTNDNFVFDAIIIGSGMGGLVTATQLAVKGAKVLVLERYLIPGGSAGYFENHGYRFDVGASMIFGLGKNGTTNLLTRALDAVNVDLKTIPDPVQIHYHLPDKLDIKVDRDYEKFLQNLTAYFPQEARGIRRFYNECWQVFNCLNSMDLLSLEEPRYLMRMFFQHPLACLGLLKYLPKNVGDVARRYIKDPLLLKFIDMECYCWSVVPANMTPMINAGMVFSDRHYGGVNYPQGGVGIIAQKLVEGLKKVGGQIQYQARVKKIIIEKGCAVGVELANGQIYRGKRIVSNATRWDTFGKLIPVDKIPNNEKIWQQSYEKSPSFLSLHIGVKSSILPNDTECHHILLEDWAKMTTAEGTIFVSIPTLLDPDLAPEGHHIIHAFTPHWIDGWLGLSANRYEAKKEAAAWRIIERLENIFPGLDAGLDYLAVGTPRTHRRFLGREDGTYGPIPRRKLWGLLGMPFNRTAIQGLYCVGDSTFPGQGLNAVAFSGFACAHRIAVDLGIG
- a CDS encoding response regulator receiver sensor signal transduction histidine kinase, which encodes MSFTVEQTATVLIVDDNSANLGVLSDALDQVGLEVWVAKSGKVALERVKYALPNLILLDVMMPEIDGFETCRLLKADPKTQDIPVIFMTALSDTTNKITGFKVGAVDYITKPFQQEEVLSRVKLHLKLHDLAVKLEHKNVLLEQKVTEVSQAYDELKKVQIQLIQSEKLSSLGQMVAGIAHEINNPVNFIYGNLVHANEYTQEVLNILHLYQAEYPNPTPRIQAELELTDLEFLESDLLKLLNSMNFGARRIREIVKSMRIFSRTDDATLTETDIHECLDGTLTILNYRLKQKTDSFKIEVIKDYGLLPPVECYAVQINQVFMNLLSNAIDALDEYDQQRSLAEIHQKPSRIEIHTNMISDEWVAIHITDNGPGIPPEVQAKLFEPFFTTKPTGKGTGLGLSISHQIVVDKHGGNITCKSIPGNGTEFIVKIPIQQRVSQVA